A stretch of Pseudomonas taetrolens DNA encodes these proteins:
- the yidC gene encoding membrane protein insertase YidC, protein MDIKRTILIVALAVVSYVMVLKWNQDYGQAALPTQNVAASSTTAPALPDTVSGNNASNSADVPSANTDTSQPTETPVAASKDLIHVKTDVLDIAIDPQGGDIAQLRLPLYPRRQDHPDVPFQLFDNGNERTYLAQSGLTGVDGPDARPAGRPVFSTEKKTYELAPGQDQLVVDLKFSENGVNYIKRFTLKRGLYDVQVSYLIDNESGKPWNGNLFAQLKRDASSDPSSSTATGTATYLGAALWTSSEPYKKVSMKDIDKGQLKETVDGGWVAWLQHYFVTAWIPQKGDTHVVQTRKDSQGNYIIGFTGPTMTVEPGKTAETSATLYAGPKSQGVLKELSPGLELTVDYGFLWFIAQPIFWLLQQIHSLVGNWGWSIIFLTMLIKGLFFPLSAASYKSMARMRAVAPKLAALKEQFGDDRQKMSQAMMELYKKEKINPLGGCLPILVQMPVFLSLYWVLLESVEMRQAPFMLWITDLSIKDPFFILPIIMGATMFIQQRLNPTPPDPMQAKVMKLMPIIFTFFFLWFPAGLVLYWVVNNCLSIAQQWYITRKVEAATKKAAE, encoded by the coding sequence GCAGTCGTGTCCTACGTTATGGTTCTGAAATGGAACCAGGACTACGGCCAAGCTGCCCTGCCGACTCAGAATGTTGCCGCCAGCAGCACCACCGCGCCGGCTTTGCCCGACACGGTTTCAGGTAACAACGCTTCGAACAGTGCCGATGTACCCAGCGCCAATACTGATACCAGCCAACCGACTGAAACACCGGTTGCTGCCAGCAAAGACCTCATCCATGTAAAAACGGATGTCCTGGATATCGCAATTGATCCACAGGGTGGTGATATCGCCCAGTTGCGTCTGCCGCTTTATCCTCGTCGCCAAGACCACCCGGATGTTCCTTTCCAGTTGTTCGATAACGGCAACGAACGCACCTATTTGGCACAAAGTGGCCTGACAGGGGTTGATGGCCCGGACGCACGTCCTGCCGGCCGTCCTGTTTTCAGCACCGAGAAAAAGACTTATGAACTGGCTCCAGGCCAGGATCAGTTGGTCGTTGACCTGAAATTCAGCGAAAACGGCGTCAACTACATCAAGCGCTTCACGCTCAAGCGTGGCCTTTACGATGTGCAAGTCAGCTATCTGATCGATAACGAGAGCGGCAAGCCGTGGAACGGCAACCTGTTCGCGCAATTGAAACGTGACGCCAGCTCGGACCCATCTTCCAGCACCGCCACTGGTACAGCGACTTACCTGGGCGCAGCCCTGTGGACAAGTTCTGAGCCGTACAAAAAAGTGTCGATGAAAGATATCGACAAGGGCCAGCTGAAAGAAACCGTTGACGGTGGCTGGGTTGCCTGGCTGCAACACTACTTTGTAACCGCGTGGATCCCACAGAAGGGTGATACCCACGTCGTTCAGACCCGTAAAGACAGCCAAGGCAACTACATCATCGGTTTCACTGGCCCAACCATGACCGTTGAGCCAGGCAAAACCGCTGAAACCAGCGCTACGTTGTATGCCGGTCCAAAAAGCCAGGGTGTACTCAAAGAGTTATCCCCAGGTCTGGAACTGACTGTCGACTACGGCTTCCTGTGGTTCATTGCCCAGCCAATCTTCTGGCTGCTGCAACAAATCCACAGCTTGGTAGGTAACTGGGGCTGGTCGATTATCTTCCTGACCATGCTGATCAAAGGGCTTTTCTTCCCTCTGTCGGCAGCCAGCTACAAGTCGATGGCCCGCATGCGCGCTGTGGCACCAAAACTGGCCGCTCTGAAAGAGCAGTTCGGTGATGATCGCCAGAAAATGTCGCAAGCGATGATGGAGCTGTACAAGAAAGAAAAGATCAATCCACTGGGCGGCTGCTTGCCGATTCTGGTTCAGATGCCGGTCTTCCTGTCCTTGTACTGGGTACTTCTGGAAAGTGTTGAAATGCGCCAGGCGCCTTTCATGCTCTGGATTACCGACCTGTCGATCAAAGACCCGTTCTTCATTCTGCCGATCATCATGGGCGCAACCATGTTCATCCAGCAGCGTCTGAACCCGACTCCTCCGGATCCGATGCAGGCCAAGGTAATGAAGCTGATGCCAATCATCTTCACCTTTTTCTTCCTGTGGTTCCCTGCAGGTCTGGTGCTGTACTGGGTTGTGAACAACTGTCTGTCCATCGCTCAACAGTGGTACATCACGCGTAAGGTTGAAGCCGCTACCAAAAAAGCAGCTGAGTAA
- a CDS encoding ABC-F family ATP-binding cassette domain-containing protein, with product MTHSTCVTLEGVSYHLPNGNSLFSHLDLHLDQRRTGLIGRNGAGKSVLARLIAGDITPSTGRCLRHGTVHYLAQTISQEPGRTVTDLAGVRSVICALERIERGSSEQADFDCVGERWNLRQQLLDQLSQHQLTHITLQTPVTALSGGEAMRVALMGAFLSNADLLILDEPTNHQDHDNRLALHEQLKEWPNGLLVISHDRDLLEHMERIVELSSLGLTSYGGGYSFYAQAHARHQQAAQQQLQSVRHERKREERSLREQRERLERRQARGHKQASDTNQAKILLDRQKERSQTSSGKLLRQQDIAREALSARVREVASLVETQNTIFVYPPEPRHNTSLKVAELIDARLPQGDSSLRTVNLTLTRGQRIALLGANGCGKSTLLKLLAGQIPAESGHVQTYVQAAYLDQHLSVLSAEHSVFEQLRSLNRRLDESELRTRLAQLGLCADRINLPCSQLSGGERLKGAMACVLYAQQPTQLLLLDEPANHLDLPSIHALETMLNAYTGTFVVTSHDERLLAAIGITHRLQASPSGWLSTAVHPSEHNRSSL from the coding sequence ATGACTCACTCCACCTGTGTGACGCTGGAAGGCGTTTCTTATCATCTGCCAAATGGCAATTCACTGTTCTCACACCTTGATCTTCATCTCGATCAACGCCGCACAGGCCTGATCGGGCGAAATGGCGCGGGCAAAAGTGTATTGGCACGCCTTATCGCCGGAGATATAACGCCCTCAACCGGTCGCTGTCTGCGCCATGGGACTGTGCACTACCTTGCACAGACCATCAGCCAGGAACCCGGCCGTACCGTCACCGATTTGGCCGGTGTACGGTCCGTCATTTGTGCTCTGGAACGCATAGAACGAGGCAGTAGCGAGCAGGCTGACTTTGATTGCGTTGGCGAGCGTTGGAACCTTCGTCAACAATTGCTCGATCAGTTGAGCCAACACCAACTGACGCACATTACCCTCCAGACGCCGGTTACTGCCCTCAGCGGTGGCGAAGCCATGCGGGTGGCGCTAATGGGTGCTTTTTTGTCTAACGCGGACCTATTGATTCTGGATGAACCCACCAATCATCAGGATCATGACAACCGTCTTGCACTCCATGAACAGCTCAAAGAGTGGCCTAACGGGTTGCTGGTGATCAGCCATGATCGTGATCTTCTGGAGCACATGGAGCGCATTGTTGAGCTGTCATCCTTGGGGCTGACCAGCTACGGCGGCGGCTACTCGTTTTATGCACAGGCTCATGCACGGCATCAGCAAGCGGCTCAGCAGCAACTCCAATCTGTCCGTCACGAACGCAAACGCGAAGAGCGCTCCTTGCGCGAGCAAAGGGAACGTCTTGAACGCCGGCAAGCGCGTGGCCATAAGCAGGCCAGTGACACGAATCAGGCAAAAATCCTGCTGGACCGTCAAAAAGAGCGAAGCCAGACCAGTAGCGGCAAGTTGCTGCGCCAACAAGACATTGCCCGAGAAGCCTTGTCGGCACGTGTCAGAGAAGTGGCAAGCCTGGTCGAAACGCAAAACACGATTTTTGTGTATCCACCCGAACCCCGACACAACACGTCCCTGAAAGTTGCCGAACTGATCGATGCCCGACTCCCGCAAGGAGATTCTTCTTTACGCACGGTCAATCTCACCCTGACACGCGGTCAGCGAATAGCCCTGTTGGGCGCAAATGGCTGCGGTAAATCAACCTTGCTCAAGCTTTTGGCTGGGCAGATTCCCGCAGAGTCCGGACATGTACAGACCTACGTACAAGCGGCATACCTCGACCAGCATTTGTCTGTACTAAGCGCCGAGCATTCCGTGTTTGAACAGTTGCGGTCGCTCAATCGACGACTGGACGAAAGTGAACTGCGTACCCGCCTGGCTCAATTGGGGCTGTGCGCAGACCGGATAAACCTGCCCTGTTCACAACTCAGTGGCGGCGAGCGCTTGAAAGGGGCTATGGCCTGTGTGCTCTACGCTCAGCAGCCGACGCAATTGTTGTTGCTCGATGAGCCGGCCAACCACCTCGACTTACCCTCGATTCACGCTTTGGAGACCATGCTCAACGCCTATACGGGGACCTTCGTGGTGACCTCTCACGACGAGAGGTTGTTAGCTGCTATCGGGATTACCCACAGGCTTCAGGCTTCGCCTTCAGGATGGCTAAGCACGGCTGTCCACCCGTCCGAACACAACCGTTCATCACTTTAA
- the mnmE gene encoding tRNA uridine-5-carboxymethylaminomethyl(34) synthesis GTPase MnmE yields the protein MSVPAETIAAVATAQGRGGVGIVRISGPLASLAAKAFSERELKPRYAHYGPFYGENREVLDEGIALYFPGPNSFTGEDVLELQGHGGPVVLDMLLQRCIALGCRLARPGEFSERAFLNDKLDLAQAEAIADLIEASSAQAARNALRSLQGAFSERVHNLTEQLIGLRIYVEAAIDFPEEEIDFLADGHVLSMLDKVREELSTVLREAGQGALLRDGMTVVIAGRPNAGKSSLLNALAGREAAIVTEIAGTTRDVLREHIHIDGMPLHVVDTAGLRDTDDQVEKIGVQRALKAIGEADRVLLVVDATAPEADDPFALWPEFLEQRPDPAKVTLIRNKADLTGEAIRLEVCEDGHVTISLSARSTDANDGLELLREHLKACMGYEQTSESSFSARRRHLEALRHASAALEHGRAQLTLAGAGELLAEDLRQAQHSLGEITGAFSSDDLLGRIFSSFCIGK from the coding sequence ATGAGTGTTCCGGCTGAAACCATTGCCGCAGTGGCAACTGCCCAGGGGCGCGGTGGTGTGGGTATCGTGCGTATATCCGGTCCGCTCGCGAGCCTCGCAGCGAAAGCATTCAGCGAGCGCGAATTAAAACCGCGCTATGCCCATTACGGCCCTTTTTACGGTGAAAACCGTGAAGTGCTCGATGAAGGTATTGCCCTTTATTTCCCGGGGCCCAATTCCTTTACGGGCGAAGATGTACTTGAATTGCAAGGCCACGGTGGCCCTGTAGTGCTTGATATGCTGCTGCAACGCTGCATTGCCCTGGGGTGCCGATTGGCTCGCCCGGGCGAATTCAGTGAGCGGGCCTTTTTGAATGACAAACTCGATCTGGCGCAAGCCGAAGCAATCGCCGACCTGATCGAAGCAAGTTCTGCACAGGCAGCACGCAATGCCTTGCGCTCCTTGCAAGGAGCATTCTCTGAGCGTGTGCATAACTTGACCGAGCAACTCATCGGTTTGCGGATCTATGTCGAAGCGGCGATAGATTTTCCGGAAGAAGAAATCGACTTCTTGGCTGATGGCCATGTTCTCAGCATGCTGGATAAGGTTCGCGAAGAGTTATCCACCGTTTTGCGTGAAGCCGGCCAAGGTGCCTTGTTGCGCGATGGCATGACCGTGGTCATTGCCGGTCGGCCCAATGCAGGTAAGTCCAGCCTGCTGAATGCGCTGGCCGGCCGCGAAGCTGCCATCGTGACCGAGATCGCCGGAACGACCCGGGACGTGCTGCGCGAACATATCCACATCGATGGCATGCCCTTGCATGTGGTGGATACGGCCGGGCTGCGTGATACGGATGACCAGGTCGAAAAAATTGGCGTACAGCGGGCTCTCAAGGCCATTGGTGAAGCAGACCGTGTGTTGCTGGTGGTGGATGCCACTGCACCTGAAGCGGACGACCCGTTTGCACTGTGGCCTGAGTTTCTGGAACAGCGTCCGGATCCAGCCAAGGTGACGCTGATTCGCAATAAAGCCGACCTCACAGGTGAAGCCATTCGCCTGGAAGTTTGCGAGGATGGCCACGTCACCATCAGCCTCAGCGCCCGATCGACCGATGCCAATGATGGCCTTGAATTGCTGCGTGAACACTTGAAGGCGTGCATGGGCTACGAACAGACGTCAGAAAGCAGTTTCAGCGCACGTCGCCGTCACCTTGAAGCGTTACGCCATGCCAGTGCCGCCCTTGAGCATGGCAGGGCCCAATTGACCCTGGCAGGCGCTGGGGAGCTGCTGGCGGAAGATTTACGCCAGGCGCAGCATTCACTCGGCGAGATTACCGGTGCTTTTAGCTCGGATGATCTGCTGGGTCGGATTTTCTCCAGCTTTTGCATCGGAAAATAA